The window GCGCCGCTGTCCAGCACCAGGAAGCATTCGCCGTTGGTGTGGGGTTTCACCTGCCGCACCAGATCGAGGTTGACGATCGTGCTCCGGTGGACGCGCTGGAACTTGCGCGGGTCGAGGCGTCGCTCGAGGTCCTTCATCGTCTCGCGCAGCACCAGTGAATTGTCGCCGGTCGAGATGATCATGTAATCGCCCGCGGCCTCGATGTGCTCGACGGTGTCGACCTCGACGCGGAAGATCTGGCCGCGGTCCTTGACGTTGATGAGCTTCTCGAAGCGGTCGGCACTTTCGGCTGCGGGCGTGGCGGTTTCCACGAAGTCCGCCGCGCGCTCGGGAGCGATTTCCGAGAGCACTTCGAGCAGCTGCCCGGCATCCTCGGACGACTTTTTCTCGGCGAGGCGCTGGCGCACGCGCTTGATGGTGTCGGCGAGCTTCTGTTCGTCGACCGGCTTCATCAGGTAGTTGACGGCGTTCGCCTCGAAGGCGCGGATCGCGTGTTCCTCGTAAGCGGTGACGAAGACGAACAGTGGCGGTTCGATGTCCATCACGCCCTTGACCACCGAAAAGCCGTCAAACCCCGGCATCTGGATGTCGAGGAACACCAGATCGGGCTTCTCGGTCTTGATCTTGCGGATCGCCTCGCGGCCGTTGGCGCAGGTGTCGATGATCTCGACATCCTCGAACGGCTGGAGCCGCAGTTGCAGGCCCTGGATCGCGAGTTTCTCGTCATCGACAAGGATGGTTCTGATGGTCATGCGGAGCCTCCGGCAGTGCGTTGCGGGGGATTGAGGGGGATCACCGCCGCGCTGCCCGAAGGGGTGGGGGCAGGGGCGGGCGCGGGATGCAATTCAGGCTCGGCAGCGCTGGTGAAGGGGATCTCGATCAGCACGGTAAAGCCGCCGCCCGGTTCCGAGCGGGTCTCGAAGATATGGGTATCGCCGTAAGCCTGCGCCAGACGGTTGCGGATATTGGCAAGGCCGACCCCGGTCGAGACCGGCTGGCCGGGCGTGTGACCGGCGCGCATTTCGGCGCGGGCGGCGATGGCATCGAGCCGGTCGAACAGCAGCGGCTCGTCTGCGCCCGGGCCGGTGTCCTCCACCATCAGCCGCAGCCGCCCGCCGATCACCCGTGCGGTGAGCGAGATGCGCGCGCCTTCTTCCTGCGGGCTGACAGCATATTTGATCGCGTTCTCCACCAGCGGCTGGAGCAGCATCGAGGGCAGTTGCGCGTCCATCGCGGCGTCCTCGATCTCGAAATGGGTGCGCAGGCGCTCTTCGAAGCGCATTCGTTCGATATCGAGATAGAGCTGGAGCGTCTCGATCTCCTGCGCGAGCGTCACCTGGCTGCCGGGTTCGGCAATCAGGGTGTGGCGCAGAAAGCCCGAAAGCCGCGTGAGCATGGCGTTGGCAGGCTCGGTCTGTTTGAGCAGCACCAGCGTGGAGATCGAATTCAGGGTGTTGAACAGGAAGTGCGGATTGAGCTGGTAGCGCAGCATGGCGAGCTGCGCGGCGGTGGCCTGGGCTTCCAGACGCTCCAGCCGGTCGGCCTGCCGCTCTACTGTCAGGAAGAAGTTGATCGCGTAATACAGCGCGCTCCACCCGCCGAGCAGGGTGAGCGGCAGATAGAGCAGGCCGATCACGCGCTGGGCAAAGCTCGTCTCGCGCGCGGCGCCGTAATAGACGCCCTGCACCCAGGCATCGATCGAGGCGTGGAGCAGCACCGCAAAGAACAGCACCAGCGCGGTCACCCCCCAGGTGATGAGCGGCTGCTGGTGGATCAGCTTGCGATAGATCACCGAGAGAATCAGGCTGATCGAAAAGCCGGTGATGGTGGTGACAAGGATCAGCGCGAGCAGATCGAAGGGCTGCTGGTTGGCCAGCGCCGAGACCGCGCGCAGCATGAAGGCCGCGCCCCAGCCCGCCAGCTGGAGGTTCCAGAATGCGCGGTTCTTGCTGGCGAAGAACGGTGCCGGCTGGATCTGGAGCACTGACATAGGCTGAAGGGTCTAACCCATTTCCTCGCAAACGGCACGGCAATTTGCTGCCCCCGCCGCGTCGCAGGCACGGATCATCGCTTGGATTGCGGGACGAGGCCGCCTTCGGGATCGATCTCGCGGCGGAAATGCACGCGCCAGTCGGCCCGTCCTTCGCGCGCCATCAAGGGGGTGATGATCGGCACTTCGGCGGCGACGAATTCCTCGCGCTCGTCCCAGCCGTCATGCTCGCGCACCATCAGCAGCTGGGAATCGTGCTTCTTTCCCCACTGCCGCCAGAACCGCGCGGCGGCGGCCGGATCATAGCCGGCATTGGCGAGAAGCCACGGCATCAGCCGGTCGGCCTCGCGCTCGGTGCGGCGCACGTGGCGGCGGCTGCGGCCATTGCGATCGAGCCAGGCATCATGGCCCAGCACATTATGCGCGAATTCATGCGCCACCAGCGCGGCGAATTCGGGCTCGCCATAATCGAAGGCGGGGAAATCGATCCCGATCACCACCCGCTTGCCATCGGCCACCGCCTTGCCGCCTTCGCCCATCAGTTCGAACCGGCTGGCGCAGACCTCCACCGGCTGCACCCGCACCGTCTCGCCATCGGCAAAGGTGACCGCGATGCCGCCATGCTCGGCCAGCAGCGCCTCGACGTGATCATGCGCCCAGACCAGCCGGGTCCAGTCCATCGCGGGCTTGGCCGGCCAGCCATTGGGGTCGAGCTTGTCGAGCGCGGTGACCTCGCGGTTGCGGACAAAGG is drawn from Erythrobacter sp. and contains these coding sequences:
- a CDS encoding sensor histidine kinase, giving the protein MSVLQIQPAPFFASKNRAFWNLQLAGWGAAFMLRAVSALANQQPFDLLALILVTTITGFSISLILSVIYRKLIHQQPLITWGVTALVLFFAVLLHASIDAWVQGVYYGAARETSFAQRVIGLLYLPLTLLGGWSALYYAINFFLTVERQADRLERLEAQATAAQLAMLRYQLNPHFLFNTLNSISTLVLLKQTEPANAMLTRLSGFLRHTLIAEPGSQVTLAQEIETLQLYLDIERMRFEERLRTHFEIEDAAMDAQLPSMLLQPLVENAIKYAVSPQEEGARISLTARVIGGRLRLMVEDTGPGADEPLLFDRLDAIAARAEMRAGHTPGQPVSTGVGLANIRNRLAQAYGDTHIFETRSEPGGGFTVLIEIPFTSAAEPELHPAPAPAPTPSGSAAVIPLNPPQRTAGGSA
- a CDS encoding LytTR family DNA-binding domain-containing protein; the encoded protein is MTIRTILVDDEKLAIQGLQLRLQPFEDVEIIDTCANGREAIRKIKTEKPDLVFLDIQMPGFDGFSVVKGVMDIEPPLFVFVTAYEEHAIRAFEANAVNYLMKPVDEQKLADTIKRVRQRLAEKKSSEDAGQLLEVLSEIAPERAADFVETATPAAESADRFEKLINVKDRGQIFRVEVDTVEHIEAAGDYMIISTGDNSLVLRETMKDLERRLDPRKFQRVHRSTIVNLDLVRQVKPHTNGECFLVLDSGAEVKVSRSYRDVVARFVH